CTCCTGAACCTGGGGGAATAAACTGGTATGAATTTTTGCAAATTCTTAAATTAGTGGTTAGATATAATTTAGTTGGAATGGATATAGTTGAAGTAAAGCCTAACTTAGGAAATGCTATTACAGAATATTTAGCAGCAAAAATAATTTTTAAAATTTCCTCTTATTTAGCAAAAAAATATGAAACTCTTTGAAAAATACGCTAAACTTCTTTTTGAATCAGCTTTGTTAAAAAGAATACAAAGAACTGGATTTACTTATCTTGGAACTGGAGGAGAAAATGTAGCTTCTCACTCCTTTGGAGTAATTTTTTGTGCTTGGATACTTTCAGAAATTTGTGAAAAAGAACTTAATAAAGAAAAACTTTTTAAAATGGCATTAATTCATGATTTAGCAGAAACAAGAATAGGAGATTTCAATGCAGTTAATAAAATATATAATAAAGCTGATGAAAAAAGGGCTTTAGAGGATGCCTTCTCTAATACTCCAATGAAGGAAGAAATTCTATCTCTTTGGGAAGAATATAGAGGCTTAAAAAGTTTAGAAGCCAAATTGGTTCATGATGCAGATGTGGTTGATTTAATAATACAACTCAAAGAACAAAAAGACTTAAATAATCCCTATGCAGACAAATGGATCGAATATGCTAAAAGAAAACTTATTACAGAGGAAGCTAAAAAATTAGTTAAAGCCATTTTAAAAGTAGAATGGTGTTCTTGGTGGTTAGAATATTTTGTTAAAAATAATGAAAGAAGAAATCAAAGAAAAGATTCTTAATTTATGCAATCTTTGTGGTAAATGTGTCCCTGTATGCCCGTCTTATAAGGTTTATAAAAAGGAATCCTTTTCTCCCAGAGGAAGATTATTTTTACTTTCCCACGAAATAGAACATAAAAGTTTTGAGTTTTGTCTTTTTTGTGAAAGATGTGAAAGGATTTGTCCTCACCATATAGGTTTCCCTACCTTTTATCTTGAAAAGTTAAAAGAAAAAGAAAATCCCTTATTAACTTTTTTAAATCTTAACAATTTTATTAATTTAATAAATTTAAAAAAAGAATTGCCTACTAAAATTATGAAGGAAGAAGGAGATATTACAATATATTACTCCTGTGGTTTAAAGTATCTTTATCCTTCAGCTTTAGAAAGATTTGAAGAGATTCTTAAAAAGAGAGGGATATCTATAGGGGTGCCCAAAGGATTAGTTTGTTGTGGAGCAATATTTTTAAATCTTGGGCTTATTTCAAATTTAAAAGAAAATGCGCTTAAAAATTTAGAAATATTAGAAAAAACAAAGGGCTACCTTATAATATTTTGTGCTACCTGTTTGTGGATGTTTAAAAAAATTTATCCTCAAGTTTTTAAAGATACTAAATATGAAAAAGGCTTTATAGAACTTTCTAAAAGAGCTATTTCAGCTTATAACTATCTTTCTTTAAAAGCAGAAGACGAGCTTAAAATTTTGGAGGAGAAAAAATTAAGAGAAAATATTCTTTTTCACCTCCCTTGCCACTTGACAGAAGATTTTAATTTGGTAAAAAATAAGATAGAAACAAGAGATTTTTGTTGTGGCTCAGCAAAATTTTTTCTCTGGCTTAAAGGTTTTCAAAAGGAAAACAAAGGGTTGTGGGTTAAGAATTTAGAAAATATAGAGATTTTAGCTACTTTTTGTACAGGATGTTATCTAAATTTTAATGCGCTTTTAAAAAAGCCACCACTTATTCTTCACTGGTTAGAACTTTTATGAATAAGTATCCCTCCTATTTAAATTTGCTTGATTCAGGGGAACTTGATAAAAGAATAGAAGTACTTTACGAAAAGTTATCTTCTTGCACCCTTTGTCCAAATGAATGTAAAGTGAATCGTTTGGAAGGGGAAAAAGGTATTTGTAAAGTTACTAATAAACCTATGGTTTCAAGTTATGGCCCTCATTTTGGTGAAGAAAGACCCCTTGTTGGAAAAAATGGTTCCGGAGCTATATTTTTTACTTATTGTAATTTATCTTGCGTTTATTGTCAAAATTGGGAAATAAGCCATTTAGGAGAAGGAGATATAATTGATGAAGAAGATCTTGCAAAAATTATGTTAATTTTACAGGTATGGGGATGTCATAATATAAACCTTGTTACCCCAACTCATCAAGTTCCTTTTATTGTAAAGGCAATAAAAATAGCTGCTGAAAAGGGACTAATTTTACCTATTGTATATAATTGTGGAGGGTATGAATCTATAGAAACTTTAAAGCTTCTTGATGGAATAATAGATATTTACATGCCAGATATTAAATATATGGATGATAGTGTAGCTTTAAAACTTTCAAAAGTAAAGAATTATTCAAAGGTTGTTAAGGCTGCGGTTAAAGAAATGCATAGACAAGTAGGTGATTTAATTATAGAAAATGGAATTGCTAAAAGAGGATTAATTATAAGACATTTAGTTTTACCAGGAGACCTTTCTCAAACAGAAGAAGTGATTAAATTTATAAAAGAAGAAATTTCTCCACATACCTATTTTAATCTTATGGATCAGTATAGACCCTGTGGAGATGCATGGAAATATCCACCTCTTGATAGAAAAATCACTAAAGAAGAGTGGGAAAGGGCATTAAAATTAGCTTATAAATATGGTCTTACAAGACTTGATGACAGAAGAGCACGTTTTTGGAACTAATAAAGATTATAAAATTTTTGCTATTGGAGATATTCACGGTTGTTTGTGGAGTTTAGAAAAATTGCTCAATATTCTTCCTGTAAATTGGGGTAAGGATTTGGTTATATTCTTAGGAGACTACATTGATAGAGGCCCTGATCCTAAGGGAGTAATTGAAAAAATGTTAGAACTTAAAGAACTTTACGGAGATAAAATTATTCCTCTTAAAGGAAATCACGAGTGGATGTTTGAAAGATTTTTAAAAGGAATAGATGTAGACATATTTTTATATAATGGTGGAGGAGCAACCTTAAAAAGCTATTATAAAGATGGAGAGCTTAAAATTCCAGAAGAGCATTTAAATTTTCTTAAGGAACTTAAGCTTTATTATGAAACAGAGGATTATATATTTGTTCATGCAGGATTAAGACCAGGGAAAAAATTAGAGGAGCAAAATGAAGAAGATCTCCTCTGGATAAGAGAAAGTTTTTATTTTTCCGAATATAAATTTCCTAAAACTATAGTTTTTGGGCATACTCCATTTCCTATTCCTTTAATTTTAGATGATAGAATTGGAATTGATACAGGATGTGTATATGGTGGTAAACTTACTGCTATTGAACTTCCATCAAAAAAAATATATCAAATTGATTGTGGAGGTGAGATAATATGAGTAAAGACGATGAGAGAAAAAGACTTTCCTGGAGAGAGATTGATAAACTAAGGGATAAGAGTGGATTTAGTAAAATAAGAAAAAAACTTGAAAGAGCTGAAAGAGACTTGCCTAAAAATGATTATAAATCCAAAGAAAAATATTTGAAAGAACTCGAAAAACTTTTTGTAGATAAAGAGACACTTGAAAAGCAAAATTTTATTGAAAATCTTCATAAAAATTATGGAACCAAAAATTTTAAAAAACTTGCTAAGGAGTTTATAGAAAAATATGGTATTCCTGATGACTGGAGAACCCTTCTTCTTTTTCTTGATCTCGATGACAGAACACTTGTGCTTTCGGCTTTAGAAAAGCTTAAAGAAGATTTTCCTAATAGAAATATTTCTGAAAAGCAAGGTATACTTTCTAAACTAAAAACCCTTGCTTTAACTTCTAAAGATGAGATTATAGGATTTGAAGTTGAAAAAGTCTTAAAAGAACTAACTCTTTAATGAAAGAACTTATAGAAGAATTTCTAAGTTATCTTGCGGGTGTTAAAAATTATTCCTATAATACTTTACTGGCTTATCAAGCTGATTTAAAAGATTTTGCAGATTTTTGTGGTTCTTTGCCCTCAGAAGAAGAAGCTTTTCAAAAACTAAGAGAATATTTAGAAAATTTAAAAAAGAAAGGATATAATCCTTTTAGCATAGCAAGAAAGATTTCAAGTTTAAGAAGCTTTTTCAAATTTTTAGAAGCAGAAAAGGGATTTAATATAAGTTTTCTTTTATTTTTAGAATCTCCCAAGTTACCTTTCAGACTCCCTAAGGTATTAAGTTTAGAAGAGATTGAAAAACTTTTAAATTCTCCTGATATAAATAATCCTCTTGGATATAGAGATAGAACCATGCTTGAAGTGCTTTATGCTACAGGATTAAGGGTTTCAGAATTGGTAAATCTTAAATTTGAGAATTTAAATCTTGAGCTTGGTTTAGTTAGAGTTTTAGGTAAGGGTTCTAAGGAAAGACTTGTCCCTCTCGGAGATTATGCTTTGAAGTTTTTAAAAACCTATTTAGAAAATGTGCGCCCCCAGTTGGCAAATGAAAAAAGTAAAAATTTTGTTTTTTTAAATAGAAGAGGAGCTCCTATTACGAGACAAAGATTTTGGCAGATAATAAAAGATTATGCCAAAAAATGCGGGCTTGAAGATAAAGTCACTCCTCATGTAATAAGGCATTCCTTTGCAACACATCTTTTACAAGGAGGTGCAGATCTTAGGGCTTTACAAATGATGCTTGGGCATAGTAGTTTAAGTACAACCCAAATCTATACTCATCTTGATTATAAAAAATTAAAAGAGGTCTATGAAAAACACCATCCCAGAGCTTAAAAATAACTAATGAAAAAAACTAAAATTGATCTTGAAGACTTTTTGAAAACTATTTTGCCTGATCAAAAACTTCTCAAATTTTTGTCTTTAGCCCGAGATATTTCTAAAAAAAGAAGAGAATTTTTATATTTTGCAGGAGGAGTAGTAAGAGATTATCTTCTTAAAAGGCTTTACAAAAAGAGAATACCCAAACCTAAGGATTTAGATTTAGTGTTGCAGGGAAACTTAAAAAGTTTTTTGAAAGAGCTCTTAGAAAAGGTAAAAGGGCAAATCCTTTTTGAATCTCAATTTTTGACTTATAAAGTAAAGATAAACTTAAATGGGAAAGAATTTTTAATAGATTTTATAACTGCAAGAAAAGAAATTTATGAGGATATTGCTAAGCTTCCCAAAGTTTTTGCCTCCCATTTTGAAGATGATATTTTACGAAGGGACTTTACTATAAATGCACTTATAATAGGTCTTTCTCCACCTTATGAAGGGGTCTTAATTGATTTAGTTGAAGGGGAAGAAGATCTTAAGAAGGGTTTAATAAAACCTCTTTATCTAAATTCTTTTGTAGATGATCCTACGAGGATTTTTAGAGGAATTAGATATAAGATTAGATTTGGATTCAATTTTTCTGAGGATTTTTTTCTGGCACTAAAGAAATGTTTTGAAAAATCTGCCTTAAAAAAACTTTCTGGAACAAGATTGGCAAATGAATTGAAACTTTATTTAACCAAGGAACCAGAGAAGAACTTAAAAAATCTTTTAATGACAACTTATGAGTTAAATCTTTTTGAAGAGGCAGAGCTTAAAATTAATAAGAAAAATTTTAATTCTTTAATAAGTCTTTTAAAAGAATTAAAGGGAGAAATATCTGAAAGGGAAAAAGAAAAAATTTTTCTATTTGGGCTTGTTGATTCTCGATTTTTAGAAAGTCTTTATAGATTAGGATTTCCAGATTCAGAAATAAAAGAGTTGATAAAATACAAAAAATTAATTGAAGAAAATTTATCCAATTGGGAAAAGCTATCTCTCTGGGAAAAAATAAAAATCTTTGAAAAAATACCTTCTATTTATCTTTTGACCCTTGGGATTTATTTTCCCAAAATAAAAAAAGATCTAATAAAATTTTTTAAAGAGTATAGAAAAGTAAAACCTGAGCTTACAGGAGAGGAATTAATAAAACTTGGTGTTAAAGAGGGAAAAGAAATAGGAGCTTTGCTTGAATTGATTAGAAAAGAAAAAATAGAAGGAAAAATAAAAAATGAAGAAGATGAAAAAAATTTAGTAATTCAATTTCTCTTGAACAAATCTAAAAATTAAATTAAAATTTACCGAATAATTTAAAAAACCTCTTTTTCAATGAACGACTGGATTCAGGAATTAGAAAAGCATTTTCATGAAAGTTTAAAAGAAGTAAAACCTGGATCTATTATTTCAGGAAAGATAATCAAAATTTCTGAAAATTTTGCTTTTGTTGATATAGGTTTAAAAAAAGAAGCTCTTTTACCCATAGAGGAAATAAGGAATAAGGAAGGAGAATTTATTTTGAGTGAAGGAGATGAAATAGAAGCTTTAGTTATTGGAAAAGAACCTCAAGAAGGATTTTATATTTTATCTTTTAAAAAACTAAGAGAAAAAAAATTATGGGAAGAATTAAAAGAAGCTTACAAAGAAAGGAGACCCATTGAAGTAAAGGTTTTGGCTTTGAATAAGGGCGGTTATGAAGTAGAATTTGACTTTCTTCTAAAGGGCTTTATGCCCTATTCTCAAGCCTTTTTTAGAGATAAACCCGAAAATTTAGACTCTTTGATTGGAAAAAAGATAAAGGTTGAAATTTTAGAAATAAAAAACGAAAGTTTCATTGTTTCAAGAAAAAAATTTTTAGAAAAAGAATATCAAAGAAAAAAAGAATTTCTAATTAATAAGATTAAAGCTGGGAAGCCAATAGAAGGGATAGTAAAAAAGAAAGTAGAGGGTGGATTTTTAATTGAAATAGAAGAGGTTTTAACAGGTTATTTACCTTATAAAGAATTAGATTGGAAAAGAATTGATAATCCCTCTGAGTATTTTAAAATAGGTGAAAAAATTAAAGTTAAGGCTTTAAATTACGATCCTGTAAAAGAGAAATTAAAATTAAGCATTAAAGCCCTTCTTCCTGATCCTTGGGGAAGGGTTTCTCAAAAATATAAAGAGGGAGATATTGTAAAGGGAAAGATTACCCAAATTTTTGATTTTGGAGCCTTTATAGAACTTGAGCCAGGAATAGAAGGATTTATTCCTGTAAAAGAAATAACTTGGAATAAAAAGGTTAAAATTGATGAAATACTTGAAAAAGGAGATGAAGTTTCTGCTTTAATTTTAGAAATAAAGCCTTCTGAAAGAAAAATATTATTAAGTTTAAGAAAGCTTCAACCTGATCCTTGGATTTCTGCAAGCAAGAACTATAAATTAGGAGAAATTGTAGAAGGAGTAATAGAAAAGTTTTTACCTAATGGATTATTAATAGGTTTAACTCCAGAACTTACAGCATTTATGCCTTTAAAAGAGTTTTTAAAAGATCTAAAAGTATATAAATATAAAAAAGAGCTTACAGAATTTGAGGGCTTTAAAGTGGGAGATAAAATAAAAGGAAAAATCATTAATATTGATGAAGAAAAGAGAAAAATTCAAATTTCCTATTTAAAATATTTAGAAGATTTGGAAAATAAAGAAATAGAAGATTATAAAATGCAGGCTAAAGAAACTACTTTTATAACTTTAGGAGAAATTTTTAAGAAAAAAATTAATTAAAAAGAGAGGAAATAAATGAAAAGACCTTGGCTTGTTTATGGACTTGCTTTTATTGGAGGATTGGTTGTTTTTCTTGTTTTACTTAGCTTTCTTCTCTCTTTTATAATGTTTTTCAAAGAAAAAGATTTTGGGAAACCCCAAATTGGAGTACTTGAAATAAAAGGGGTTATTTTAGATGCAGAAGAATATCTTATGGCTATTAATGCAATGGCAAAAGATAGAAGCATTAAAGCAATAGTAGTAAGGATAGACTCCCCTGGAGGATCAGTTGGAGCTTCTCAGGAGATTTTTGAAGAATTAAAGAAAACAAGAATGAAAAAACCTGTTATAGTTTCTATGGGAAGTGTAGCAGCTTCAGGAGGTCTTTATGTATCCCTTGGAGGAACTAAAATTTTTGCTTCTCCAGGAACAGTTACAGGAAGTATTGGTGTTGTTTTAGAAATACCCAATATAGAAAAACTTTTAAAAAAAGTTGGGGTTGAGACAGAAACTATAAAAAGCGGAGCTTATAAAGATACAGGTTCAATCTATAGACCCTTAACTCCTGAAGAAAAAGAATATTTAAGAGAAAAAGTGAAACTTATTCATGATCAATTTATAAAAGCTATCTCAGAGGAAAGAAAAATTCCCATAGAAAAGGTTAAAGAATTTGCTGATGGAAGAATTTTTACTGGAGAAGAGGCTTTATCCTTAGGATTAGTGGATGAGCTTGGTAATTTTTGGGATGCAGTAAATGAAGCAAAAAAATTGGCTAAAATTACCGAAGCAAAACTTGTTTTTTTACCTAAGAAAAAAGGCTTTCTTTCTAAAATTTTAGAAGAAAAGGGTTCTTCAATTTTAGAATCTATTTTTCTTAAACCCTGGTATATAGCGGTAAATTAATTATGACCAAAAAAGAACTTGCTGAAAAATTAAGCTATAAATTTTCAGATATTGATAAAGAAGATCTTGAATATATTGTGGAGCTTTTTTTTGAAATTATAAAAGAGGAATTAAAGAAAGGGAACAGAGTAGAACTTAGAAACTTTGGAATTTTTACCTTAAAAAAGACTAAAGGCACAATTTTTCAAAATCCCAAAAATAACCAAAGGTATTATGTTAAAGAAAAATATAGAGTTTTATTTAAAATTGGCAAAGAATTTAAAAAAAGATTAAATACTCCTTTTTTAGCTTCTTTAGACCTTGGGACTCAAACCTTCAGGCTTTGTATAGGTAAAAAATTTAATGGAGATGCACTGTTTTTAATGAAAAAAAGAGAAAATGTTAGATTAGGAGAAGGTTTAGGTATAGAGGGTATAATTTCTCCTTCAGCCTTTGTTAGAGGTTTAGAATGTTTAAAAAAATTTAGAGAGGAGCTTTCTAAATATGAAATTGAGAATTATAAAGCAATAGGCACAGAAGTTTTTAGAAAAGCTAAAAATGCTAAAGAGTTTATAGAGAAAGCTAAAGAAGAAACCGGTTTTGAAATTGAAGTAATTTCTCCTGAGAAGGAAGTAGAATTATCATTGAAAGGAATTATTTGGGGATTAAAAATACTTCCTACAGAAATTAAAAATTTTGTTACTGTTGATGTTGGTGGAGGTTCTTCAGAGATTGCTTATATTAATGATGGAGAAAGAAAATGGAGCAAAAGTATTGATCTTGGTGCTGTAGTTTTAAAAGAAATTTTTAATTTAAAGTATCCTTTAAATGTAAAAGTTTTAAGATCGCTTAGGGAGTATATAAGAGAAAAACTTTCTTCAGTTCCTACAGATCATCCTGAAGAAATAATTATTACAGGAGGGACAGCCTCTCTTCTTGGTGGGCTTGATCTTAAACTTAATCAATATATTCCCGAAAAATTACATGGACATAGGATTACCAAAGAAAATTTAGAAAAATTAATAAAAAAACTTTCCAATTTTGATTTAGAAAGATTAAGAAGAGTAAGAGGAATGGAAGAAGGAAGGGAAGATATAGTGCTTCCTGGGGCTTTAATTTATTTAGAAATATTAGAACATTTTAACAAAGAAAGTATGCTCCTTAATGAATATGGAATTTTAGAGGGAACTTTACTTTCTTTAATTGAGGATTATAATTTAGCAAAATTATAAAAAACCAATTTTAATTAAAGGGTTCACCTATGCTTGAAATTCTTTATGAGGCTTATACTTTCGATGATGTATTATTAGTTCCTGCTTATTCTGAGGTTTTACCAAAAGATGTAGATGTATCCACCTATATTACTCCTAAAATCAAACTTAATATTCCCATACTTTCTGCTGCTATGGATACTGTTACAGAAAGCAGAATGGCGATAAGTATTGCAAGAGAGGGAGGATTAGGGGTTATTCATAGAAATATGAGTATAGAGGAGCAAGTAAAAGAAGTAGAGAAGGTTAAAAAGTCTGAAAGCGGAATGATATATGACCCTGTAGTAGTAAATCCAGATACCCCAATAAAAGAAGTTTTAAAATTGATGGAAGAATTTAGAATCTCTGGAATACCTGTTGTTGAGGGACCAGAAAGAAAACTTGTAGGAATTGTTACTAATAGAGATTTAAGATTTGAAACCAATTTTGAGAGACCAGTCAAAGAGGTAATGACTAAAGAGAATCTTATTACTGCAAAGCCTGGGATTACCTTAGATGAAGCAGTTAAGATATTACATCACTACAAAATTGAAAAACTCTTAATTGTAGATGACAACTTTTGTTTAAAAGGTCTTATTACTATAAAGGATATAGAAAAGATTAAAAAATATCCTAATGCTTGTAAAGATGAACTTGGTAGACTAAGGGTTGGTGCAGCTATAGGAGTTGGGAAAAATAGACTTGAGCATGCAGAGGCACTTTTAAAAGCAGGCTGTGATGTACTTTTTATTGATTCTGCCCATGGACATACCAAAAATGTCATAGAAACTATTATTGAAATAAAATATCATTTTCCCGATTGCCAATTGGTGGCAGGGAATGTAGCAACTGCTGAAGGAGCAGAGGCGCTTATTAAAGCAGGAGCTGATGGAATAAAAGTAGGTGTTGGACCTGGGTCTATTTGTACTACAAGAATTGTTGCAGGTGCAGGGGTTCCTCAAATTACAGCTATCCATAATTGTGCTGTAGTTGCTGACAAATACGGAGTGCCTGTAATAGCTGATGGAGGAATAAGATTTTCAGGAGATATTACCAAAGCTATCGCTGCAGGTGCTCATGCAGTAATGATAGGAAATCTTTTTGCAGGAACTGAAGAAGCCCCAGGGGAAACTATACTCTATGAAGGCAGGACTTATAAATTTTATAGAGGTATGGGTTCTCTTTCTGCTATGTTTAAATCTGGTGGAAGGGAAAGATATGGACAAGAAGCTGAAGATATATCTAAATTTGTTCCAGAGGGAGTAGAAGGAAAAGTTCCCTATAGAGGACCAGTTTCTAACATGATTTATCAGCTTGTAGGGGGGCTTAAGTCAGGAATGGGATATTGTGGATGCAGAAATATTGAAGAATTGAGAAAGAAAGCGAAATTTATAAAGATAACACAAGCAGGTTATAGAGAAAGCCATGTACACAGTGTTAGTATTTTAAAAGAAGCACCAAATTACTGGGTGGGAAAATAAAATGCCCTTATTTGAATGGCAAGGAAAATCAGTTACAGGAGAAATAAGAAGTGGTGTTTTAGATGCTCCTAATCAACAACTGGTTGAGGTCTATTTAAGACGCTTAAACATAATTCCTATCAAAATCAAACCTAAAAAAGAAACTACTTTTGCTCTCTTTAGAAGAAAATCTGTATCAGGAA
The window above is part of the Thermodesulfobacterium geofontis OPF15 genome. Proteins encoded here:
- a CDS encoding (Fe-S)-binding protein, translated to MKEEIKEKILNLCNLCGKCVPVCPSYKVYKKESFSPRGRLFLLSHEIEHKSFEFCLFCERCERICPHHIGFPTFYLEKLKEKENPLLTFLNLNNFINLINLKKELPTKIMKEEGDITIYYSCGLKYLYPSALERFEEILKKRGISIGVPKGLVCCGAIFLNLGLISNLKENALKNLEILEKTKGYLIIFCATCLWMFKKIYPQVFKDTKYEKGFIELSKRAISAYNYLSLKAEDELKILEEKKLRENILFHLPCHLTEDFNLVKNKIETRDFCCGSAKFFLWLKGFQKENKGLWVKNLENIEILATFCTGCYLNFNALLKKPPLILHWLELL
- a CDS encoding metallophosphoesterase family protein; translation: MTEEHVFGTNKDYKIFAIGDIHGCLWSLEKLLNILPVNWGKDLVIFLGDYIDRGPDPKGVIEKMLELKELYGDKIIPLKGNHEWMFERFLKGIDVDIFLYNGGGATLKSYYKDGELKIPEEHLNFLKELKLYYETEDYIFVHAGLRPGKKLEEQNEEDLLWIRESFYFSEYKFPKTIVFGHTPFPIPLILDDRIGIDTGCVYGGKLTAIELPSKKIYQIDCGGEII
- the sppA gene encoding signal peptide peptidase SppA, translated to MKRPWLVYGLAFIGGLVVFLVLLSFLLSFIMFFKEKDFGKPQIGVLEIKGVILDAEEYLMAINAMAKDRSIKAIVVRIDSPGGSVGASQEIFEELKKTRMKKPVIVSMGSVAASGGLYVSLGGTKIFASPGTVTGSIGVVLEIPNIEKLLKKVGVETETIKSGAYKDTGSIYRPLTPEEKEYLREKVKLIHDQFIKAISEERKIPIEKVKEFADGRIFTGEEALSLGLVDELGNFWDAVNEAKKLAKITEAKLVFLPKKKGFLSKILEEKGSSILESIFLKPWYIAVN
- a CDS encoding radical SAM protein yields the protein MNKYPSYLNLLDSGELDKRIEVLYEKLSSCTLCPNECKVNRLEGEKGICKVTNKPMVSSYGPHFGEERPLVGKNGSGAIFFTYCNLSCVYCQNWEISHLGEGDIIDEEDLAKIMLILQVWGCHNINLVTPTHQVPFIVKAIKIAAEKGLILPIVYNCGGYESIETLKLLDGIIDIYMPDIKYMDDSVALKLSKVKNYSKVVKAAVKEMHRQVGDLIIENGIAKRGLIIRHLVLPGDLSQTEEVIKFIKEEISPHTYFNLMDQYRPCGDAWKYPPLDRKITKEEWERALKLAYKYGLTRLDDRRARFWN
- a CDS encoding tRNA nucleotidyltransferase/poly(A) polymerase family protein, which translates into the protein MKKTKIDLEDFLKTILPDQKLLKFLSLARDISKKRREFLYFAGGVVRDYLLKRLYKKRIPKPKDLDLVLQGNLKSFLKELLEKVKGQILFESQFLTYKVKINLNGKEFLIDFITARKEIYEDIAKLPKVFASHFEDDILRRDFTINALIIGLSPPYEGVLIDLVEGEEDLKKGLIKPLYLNSFVDDPTRIFRGIRYKIRFGFNFSEDFFLALKKCFEKSALKKLSGTRLANELKLYLTKEPEKNLKNLLMTTYELNLFEEAELKINKKNFNSLISLLKELKGEISEREKEKIFLFGLVDSRFLESLYRLGFPDSEIKELIKYKKLIEENLSNWEKLSLWEKIKIFEKIPSIYLLTLGIYFPKIKKDLIKFFKEYRKVKPELTGEELIKLGVKEGKEIGALLELIRKEKIEGKIKNEEDEKNLVIQFLLNKSKN
- a CDS encoding HU family DNA-binding protein yields the protein MTKKELAEKLSYKFSDIDKEDLEYIVELFFEIIKEELKKGNRVELRNFGIFTLKKTKGTIFQNPKNNQRYYVKEKYRVLFKIGKEFKKRLNTPFLASLDLGTQTFRLCIGKKFNGDALFLMKKRENVRLGEGLGIEGIISPSAFVRGLECLKKFREELSKYEIENYKAIGTEVFRKAKNAKEFIEKAKEETGFEIEVISPEKEVELSLKGIIWGLKILPTEIKNFVTVDVGGGSSEIAYINDGERKWSKSIDLGAVVLKEIFNLKYPLNVKVLRSLREYIREKLSSVPTDHPEEIIITGGTASLLGGLDLKLNQYIPEKLHGHRITKENLEKLIKKLSNFDLERLRRVRGMEEGREDIVLPGALIYLEILEHFNKESMLLNEYGILEGTLLSLIEDYNLAKL
- the guaB gene encoding IMP dehydrogenase encodes the protein MLEILYEAYTFDDVLLVPAYSEVLPKDVDVSTYITPKIKLNIPILSAAMDTVTESRMAISIAREGGLGVIHRNMSIEEQVKEVEKVKKSESGMIYDPVVVNPDTPIKEVLKLMEEFRISGIPVVEGPERKLVGIVTNRDLRFETNFERPVKEVMTKENLITAKPGITLDEAVKILHHYKIEKLLIVDDNFCLKGLITIKDIEKIKKYPNACKDELGRLRVGAAIGVGKNRLEHAEALLKAGCDVLFIDSAHGHTKNVIETIIEIKYHFPDCQLVAGNVATAEGAEALIKAGADGIKVGVGPGSICTTRIVAGAGVPQITAIHNCAVVADKYGVPVIADGGIRFSGDITKAIAAGAHAVMIGNLFAGTEEAPGETILYEGRTYKFYRGMGSLSAMFKSGGRERYGQEAEDISKFVPEGVEGKVPYRGPVSNMIYQLVGGLKSGMGYCGCRNIEELRKKAKFIKITQAGYRESHVHSVSILKEAPNYWVGK
- a CDS encoding HD domain-containing protein — translated: MKLFEKYAKLLFESALLKRIQRTGFTYLGTGGENVASHSFGVIFCAWILSEICEKELNKEKLFKMALIHDLAETRIGDFNAVNKIYNKADEKRALEDAFSNTPMKEEILSLWEEYRGLKSLEAKLVHDADVVDLIIQLKEQKDLNNPYADKWIEYAKRKLITEEAKKLVKAILKVEWCSWWLEYFVKNNERRNQRKDS
- the xerD gene encoding site-specific tyrosine recombinase XerD → MKELIEEFLSYLAGVKNYSYNTLLAYQADLKDFADFCGSLPSEEEAFQKLREYLENLKKKGYNPFSIARKISSLRSFFKFLEAEKGFNISFLLFLESPKLPFRLPKVLSLEEIEKLLNSPDINNPLGYRDRTMLEVLYATGLRVSELVNLKFENLNLELGLVRVLGKGSKERLVPLGDYALKFLKTYLENVRPQLANEKSKNFVFLNRRGAPITRQRFWQIIKDYAKKCGLEDKVTPHVIRHSFATHLLQGGADLRALQMMLGHSSLSTTQIYTHLDYKKLKEVYEKHHPRA
- a CDS encoding S1 RNA-binding domain-containing protein: MNDWIQELEKHFHESLKEVKPGSIISGKIIKISENFAFVDIGLKKEALLPIEEIRNKEGEFILSEGDEIEALVIGKEPQEGFYILSFKKLREKKLWEELKEAYKERRPIEVKVLALNKGGYEVEFDFLLKGFMPYSQAFFRDKPENLDSLIGKKIKVEILEIKNESFIVSRKKFLEKEYQRKKEFLINKIKAGKPIEGIVKKKVEGGFLIEIEEVLTGYLPYKELDWKRIDNPSEYFKIGEKIKVKALNYDPVKEKLKLSIKALLPDPWGRVSQKYKEGDIVKGKITQIFDFGAFIELEPGIEGFIPVKEITWNKKVKIDEILEKGDEVSALILEIKPSERKILLSLRKLQPDPWISASKNYKLGEIVEGVIEKFLPNGLLIGLTPELTAFMPLKEFLKDLKVYKYKKELTEFEGFKVGDKIKGKIINIDEEKRKIQISYLKYLEDLENKEIEDYKMQAKETTFITLGEIFKKKIN